Proteins encoded within one genomic window of Cellulomonas flavigena DSM 20109:
- a CDS encoding RNA polymerase sigma factor: protein MSPPPPGDADARRVRFTDLFDRTHAPLLAYAVRRVADPADAADVVAETFLVAWRRLDDVPAGEAARPWLYGVARRVLANHYRGERRRLALADRLREQVVEAVAPHEPVDPVLLRAMDALPPDDRELLRLVAWEELARDEIALVLGVPRATVRVRLHRARRRLMAQLAALGEAREDPDPPPTVQRTDDIGHVRSGWASARPGPQEAR from the coding sequence GTGAGCCCGCCACCGCCCGGTGACGCCGACGCACGCCGCGTACGGTTCACCGACCTGTTCGACCGCACCCACGCGCCGCTGCTCGCGTATGCCGTCCGCCGCGTCGCCGATCCGGCCGACGCTGCCGACGTCGTCGCCGAGACGTTCCTGGTGGCCTGGCGTCGCCTCGACGACGTCCCGGCGGGCGAGGCGGCGCGGCCCTGGCTGTACGGCGTCGCGCGCCGCGTGCTGGCGAACCACTACCGCGGTGAGCGGCGACGGCTGGCGCTCGCGGACCGGCTGCGCGAGCAGGTCGTCGAGGCCGTCGCGCCGCACGAGCCCGTCGACCCCGTGCTGCTCCGTGCGATGGACGCCCTGCCGCCCGACGACCGCGAGCTCCTGCGTCTGGTCGCGTGGGAGGAGCTCGCGCGCGACGAGATCGCGCTCGTCCTCGGCGTCCCGCGCGCCACGGTCCGCGTCCGGCTGCACCGCGCCCGGCGACGGCTGATGGCGCAGCTCGCGGCGCTCGGCGAGGCGCGCGAGGACCCGGACCCACCTCCCACCGTGCAACGCACGGACGACATCGGACACGTCAGGAGCGGATGGGCGAGCGCCCGTCCCGGACCTCAGGAGGCGAGATGA